The sequence ATGGCAATAAGCCAGAAATAAACATCCCAGATTACCCAAGCATGGCAATAATAAATTCTGATATCACAAATTTTGATTTTCAAATCAACCTTGAATATAAAAAAAAGGTGAACAATTGGATAAAGCGATCCGACACTCAGAGTTGTTCTTATACTTGGTGGCAAGTGCATTCAACTAAAGACAACTATCCTATTGGAATAGGCTTGCCTGCAGCTATTATGGAACAATATCCTTTATTGCTGCTTGAAGAGGCCAAACTGGAATCCTCGAAGTTTTATATAAATTCCGATTCATATGATACGTTCATTGAAAATGAATTCATTATTCCTTCTGAGCAAGCATTGAGGGATGATTTTATTGAAGAATGGATTACCCTTTTCCATAACGAATAGTTTTTCTTATCCTTAAATCTTGGTTCTTATATTTGATATATGAAAACACCTCTATTTATCAAGAGTTAAATTAGTTCAGCAGTAAAATGAATAATATATCGATACTCCTTTTATTTCTCCATACAGCTGTAATGAATGCGCAACTCATAAGCTCTTCTCCTACAGACAAATCTCTCTTTGATGCTAAAATCCTGGAGCTCCAAAAGTTAAATGTCTCTGAAATGGACAATTCTGTTGTAGACATCGGTAAATCATTTTTAGACACTCCATACGTTGAAAAAACATTGGAAATAGGCGACACAGAAACTCTGGTTGTCAACTTAAGGGGGTTTGATTGCACCACCTATGTTGAGAATGTTTTGGCCTTTGGTCTATTACTCCAAAATAATCAAACTGACTTTGAGGGTTTTACCAAAAACCTTGAAACCATTCGGTATAGAAATAGTGTTTTAGATGGTTACCCTTCTCGTTTACATTATTTTACAGAATGGATTAGAAACAATGAACAAAAGGGACTTGTTAAAAACATCACTGTAGAACTTGATGGTATTGAGACGAACAAATCCATCAATTTTATGGGTACCCATAGAGCATTGTACCCTTTTTTGAAAGATGACGAAAACTACGAGGCCATTCAAGCTGTTGAAATAGAACTTGCCAAAGAAAGCCTTTGTATCCTACCTCAGGATAAAATTGAAAGCAAGGAACATTTGATTCAATCTG is a genomic window of Flagellimonas sp. CMM7 containing:
- a CDS encoding N-acetylmuramoyl-L-alanine amidase-like domain-containing protein, with the protein product MNAQLISSSPTDKSLFDAKILELQKLNVSEMDNSVVDIGKSFLDTPYVEKTLEIGDTETLVVNLRGFDCTTYVENVLAFGLLLQNNQTDFEGFTKNLETIRYRNSVLDGYPSRLHYFTEWIRNNEQKGLVKNITVELDGIETNKSINFMGTHRALYPFLKDDENYEAIQAVEIELAKESLCILPQDKIESKEHLIQSGDIIALATSIKGLDVTHTGFAIKQNGRIHLLHASSSGSVRITEEPLVDYLKKIKSNIGIIVARPTLLSP